In Maridesulfovibrio frigidus DSM 17176, a genomic segment contains:
- a CDS encoding protein-disulfide reductase DsbD family protein, with protein MRLKTYFVIFISIFLLSAACPDQASSAQKENPNLSTKWKLFKLNLEDQAQTGLHTEVLAALILETKNDWYTYSHNPGKMGQPTKLTVSALPGKTALESIYLPGKLKDDPFNKGSKIEVYATPTPILIPIPNVSSSISLKAKLSLLMCSKTSCLPFKTDLNFIGMGIVPANLPEASKQAWWPLFLKASKEQSKGIAKVKFSLKNISTEATTVESSEGIKVTEKTKIVATPKESVKSSETLAETPPKSKFSFESLKPISFTPGLEVGDLTTAILFGILAGFLLNFMPCVLPVISLKLSALLAGSQHVEEAKRKKSFREHNLYFALGILLYFGVLSGILGFTGLAWGQIFQKPSVVIILTGVVFALSLSLFGLFNLPIVDLKISTKNTGPRRQALFTGILATLLATPCSGPFLGGVLGWAMIQPPYVIGSVFISVGAGMALPYIAMAIFPGLVKKFPKPGAWTVWVERSAGFFLAGTCIYLISILPENMLIATLIFMWFTSVGAWMWGLSAGSDTKSGMILLRIIALAICITAGFWASTPPVRTANWINFKQEDFATRIGKEAILVEFTADWCPSCKILEQTVLTAGNLNRWQEKYDLRLIKVDLTSPDKTADEFLRALGSRSIPLAAIFSKGENSHSPTVIRDLYTTGQLEEALQQTLTVK; from the coding sequence ATGCGTTTAAAGACATATTTCGTTATATTTATCAGCATTTTCCTACTCTCCGCAGCTTGTCCAGATCAAGCTAGCAGTGCTCAAAAAGAAAATCCTAATCTCAGTACTAAATGGAAACTTTTCAAACTTAACCTTGAGGATCAGGCCCAGACTGGTTTGCATACTGAAGTTTTAGCGGCCCTAATTCTTGAAACCAAAAACGACTGGTACACATACTCGCACAACCCGGGAAAAATGGGACAGCCGACAAAGCTGACTGTAAGTGCTTTACCGGGCAAGACTGCTCTTGAATCAATATACCTACCCGGAAAACTTAAAGATGACCCTTTTAATAAGGGTAGCAAGATAGAGGTGTACGCTACTCCTACGCCCATTCTAATTCCAATTCCTAACGTATCATCATCTATTTCATTGAAGGCTAAACTGTCTCTGTTAATGTGCTCTAAAACATCCTGTCTGCCATTTAAAACGGACCTCAACTTTATTGGGATGGGAATTGTTCCCGCAAACCTCCCTGAAGCTAGCAAGCAAGCATGGTGGCCTCTATTCCTAAAAGCGAGCAAAGAGCAGAGCAAAGGCATTGCTAAGGTTAAATTTTCGCTTAAAAACATTTCAACAGAAGCAACTACAGTTGAAAGCTCTGAGGGCATCAAAGTAACTGAAAAGACTAAGATAGTTGCGACCCCTAAGGAATCTGTAAAAAGCTCAGAAACGCTGGCAGAAACGCCGCCTAAATCTAAATTTTCGTTTGAATCATTAAAGCCCATATCTTTCACTCCAGGACTTGAGGTTGGCGACCTTACCACCGCGATACTTTTCGGAATTCTCGCAGGATTCCTGCTAAACTTCATGCCCTGCGTGCTTCCGGTAATAAGCCTAAAGCTATCAGCCCTACTAGCTGGATCACAGCACGTAGAAGAAGCTAAGCGTAAAAAAAGTTTTAGAGAGCATAATCTTTATTTCGCGCTCGGCATATTGCTGTATTTTGGAGTTTTGAGTGGAATATTAGGATTCACAGGGCTGGCATGGGGACAGATTTTCCAAAAACCATCTGTTGTTATTATCCTGACCGGCGTTGTTTTTGCGCTCAGCCTCAGTCTATTCGGCCTATTCAATCTTCCAATAGTAGACTTGAAAATCAGCACGAAAAACACAGGCCCACGTAGACAGGCTTTATTCACCGGAATACTTGCCACACTGCTTGCTACGCCTTGTAGTGGCCCGTTTCTAGGCGGCGTACTTGGCTGGGCAATGATTCAGCCGCCCTACGTAATCGGTAGCGTTTTCATAAGCGTAGGAGCCGGTATGGCTCTTCCATATATAGCGATGGCAATATTTCCCGGACTTGTTAAAAAATTCCCTAAACCGGGAGCATGGACTGTCTGGGTTGAGCGCTCGGCTGGATTTTTTCTGGCAGGGACGTGTATTTACCTGATCAGCATACTTCCAGAGAATATGCTCATCGCAACCCTCATTTTCATGTGGTTTACCAGTGTAGGGGCTTGGATGTGGGGACTTTCTGCCGGAAGCGATACCAAGTCCGGCATGATCCTTTTACGGATCATCGCATTAGCCATTTGTATAACAGCAGGATTCTGGGCTTCCACTCCACCGGTGCGCACTGCGAACTGGATCAATTTCAAACAGGAAGATTTTGCAACTCGCATCGGGAAAGAGGCTATTCTTGTTGAATTCACAGCCGACTGGTGTCCTTCCTGCAAAATTCTTGAACAGACCGTACTCACTGCCGGAAATCTCAACCGCTGGCAGGAAAAATATGATCTCCGTCTAATAAAAGTTGACCTAACGTCTCCTGATAAGACTGCGGATGAATTTCTCCGCGCATTAGGTAGCAGATCAATCCCACTTGCGGCTATTTTCAGTAAAGGGGAAAACAGCCACTCACCAACGGTTATCCGTGACCTTTACACCACAGGTCAACTTGAAGAGGCTCTTCAGCAAACGCTGACCGTCAAATAG
- a CDS encoding iron-containing alcohol dehydrogenase translates to MLNFQFFIPTRLIFGPGKLAELGTITCLPKGDKALIVIGESGAMITNGYLDKVQAALGKQNVSTIVFDNISPNPKSDQVDEAAKIARDKKVDFIVALGGGSTIDAAKAIALLTTNVGKCWDFIQAGSGGGIIAENPAAPLIAIPTTAGTGTEADQWAVISKSGGTEKISLGTDSTFPTISIIDPELMISVPPRTTAYTGIDAFFHAVETFVSTEHQPMSDMLALESVHLITNYLPMAIEDGTNIEARTVMAWASTAAGMCETLSRCISQHSLEHALSAMYPELPHGLGLAKLSLPYFKRLVPGSPERFEDLAMAMGYDTSSFNENQRASVFLEGLRALLERTGLDQESLKTYGAKEEDVPELVKIATETMGKLFDFTPTEMDQDDLECIMSEAIKG, encoded by the coding sequence ATGCTCAACTTCCAATTTTTCATCCCTACAAGACTTATATTCGGCCCCGGCAAATTAGCAGAACTGGGAACCATCACCTGCCTCCCAAAAGGAGATAAAGCCCTTATAGTCATAGGTGAATCCGGCGCAATGATCACCAATGGATACCTTGATAAAGTTCAGGCGGCACTAGGCAAACAGAATGTGTCTACTATCGTTTTCGATAATATTTCCCCAAATCCTAAATCTGACCAAGTTGACGAAGCGGCTAAAATTGCCCGTGATAAAAAAGTCGACTTTATCGTGGCACTCGGTGGCGGATCCACAATTGATGCGGCAAAAGCCATTGCTCTGCTGACCACAAATGTCGGCAAATGCTGGGATTTCATTCAAGCCGGATCAGGCGGAGGCATCATAGCTGAAAATCCAGCCGCGCCTCTTATTGCCATTCCGACTACTGCTGGAACCGGAACTGAAGCTGACCAGTGGGCAGTCATCAGCAAAAGCGGCGGCACAGAAAAAATCAGCCTCGGCACAGATTCTACTTTCCCAACCATATCGATTATTGACCCGGAACTAATGATCAGCGTTCCGCCCCGCACCACCGCATACACCGGAATCGATGCATTCTTTCACGCTGTAGAAACTTTTGTTTCAACCGAGCATCAGCCAATGAGCGATATGCTTGCACTGGAATCAGTACACCTCATCACAAACTATCTGCCTATGGCGATAGAAGACGGAACCAACATCGAAGCTCGTACGGTAATGGCATGGGCCAGCACAGCTGCTGGAATGTGTGAAACATTATCCCGCTGCATATCCCAACATTCTTTAGAGCATGCCTTAAGCGCCATGTACCCTGAACTGCCGCACGGGCTGGGCTTAGCAAAACTTTCACTACCTTATTTCAAACGCTTAGTCCCCGGAAGCCCTGAACGTTTCGAAGATCTTGCCATGGCAATGGGATACGATACTTCAAGCTTTAACGAAAACCAACGAGCATCTGTCTTTCTCGAAGGACTGCGCGCTCTGTTGGAACGCACTGGACTTGATCAGGAATCGTTAAAAACCTATGGCGCAAAAGAAGAAGATGTTCCTGAGCTTGTAAAGATCGCTACGGAAACTATGGGGAAACTTTTCGACTTCACCCCAACTGAAATGGATCAGGACGATCTTGAATGCATAATGTCCGAAGCGATTAAAGGCTAA
- a CDS encoding AMIN domain-containing protein, with translation MVSDAFISLLTSVKSFTCGSCSRSFRKYNNYFISKQALVHILIIIAIVAFANPSLINPANWLMTEQASEANQQVVSKSTETMVQPVDLTTQSYEALSSSESLGGDTTATANNTSYAEMQATGNGTNSTTAVIQLPANATMASNSTGSLNGTTYKVNTFVNGTDMNFNATAIADIQNSTLAVPSKASFKAAIQSGRLNSIYFKDIGRKTRINLDLGGSPLSYTSFFLRNPDRLVVDIHGSWEYFGPTTLKPENPIFSKFRIGIYENKLRMVMDLKGDTPAPSITKTDTGLNIDVK, from the coding sequence TTGGTTTCTGACGCATTCATTTCACTACTAACCTCAGTAAAATCATTTACGTGCGGGTCATGCAGCAGGAGCTTCAGGAAATACAACAACTATTTTATTAGTAAACAGGCTCTTGTTCATATCCTGATAATTATTGCAATTGTCGCCTTTGCCAATCCAAGCCTGATAAATCCGGCAAACTGGCTTATGACTGAGCAAGCATCTGAAGCAAACCAGCAGGTAGTTTCCAAGAGCACAGAAACCATGGTTCAGCCTGTAGACTTAACCACACAAAGCTATGAAGCTTTATCAAGCAGTGAATCTCTAGGCGGCGACACTACGGCAACAGCTAACAATACTAGCTACGCAGAGATGCAGGCTACTGGTAATGGAACAAACAGCACAACCGCAGTTATACAGCTTCCCGCGAATGCAACCATGGCCAGTAACAGTACTGGATCATTGAATGGAACGACTTACAAAGTGAATACCTTTGTAAATGGTACTGATATGAATTTTAATGCGACCGCCATTGCAGACATACAAAACAGTACCTTGGCTGTCCCTTCAAAAGCTTCTTTTAAAGCAGCAATACAGAGTGGACGACTTAACTCCATTTACTTTAAAGATATTGGTAGAAAAACTAGAATAAACTTAGACTTGGGCGGCTCACCGCTTTCTTACACTTCATTCTTCCTGCGTAATCCTGACCGACTGGTTGTGGATATACACGGAAGCTGGGAATACTTTGGTCCCACCACTTTGAAGCCGGAGAATCCAATCTTTTCGAAATTTAGAATCGGAATATATGAGAATAAATTACGCATGGTAATGGACCTCAAAGGTGATACACCTGCTCCGTCAATTACGAAGACAGACACTGGTCTTAATATCGACGTAAAATAA
- a CDS encoding M24 family metallopeptidase has protein sequence MSNIEQNIAVPREELERRWAKCRRFMADIVPEAGGLLSFSRLQLYYLAGTFVNGALWLPAEGEPVLFVRKSVERARIESSIKNICPFRSFKDLIPLAKEAGQPLSEIVGAETAGLTWQLGEMLAARLPDVKFVPSDKVLALSRAVKSEWELEIMRRAGELHNTALVSILPEIIKPGMNEREIAHFIWNIFFELGHQGHMRMQAFGEEMFLGHVSAGDSGIYPSSFNGPLGMRGVHPASPFMGSGDKEWEKGGLLATDVGFVLEGYHTDKTQVFWAGSKDSVPREVMDAQKFCKDMQDLAADNLKPGVTPSSIYALLLKEAERYGYAEGFMGIGESKVPFIGHGIGLTIDGFPPIAKGFDLPIEEGMVFALEPKQSIPGVGMVGVENTFEVTKNGAQSITGDNFDMVFVEK, from the coding sequence ATGAGTAATATTGAACAAAATATAGCTGTGCCGCGTGAAGAACTTGAAAGACGCTGGGCAAAGTGCCGTAGATTTATGGCTGATATCGTACCGGAAGCCGGTGGGTTACTTTCTTTTTCGAGATTGCAACTTTATTATTTAGCCGGGACTTTTGTAAATGGCGCACTTTGGCTGCCCGCTGAAGGTGAACCTGTTTTATTTGTCCGTAAGTCTGTTGAAAGGGCGCGGATTGAAAGTTCTATAAAAAATATTTGTCCATTCAGATCATTCAAGGACCTAATCCCGCTTGCAAAAGAAGCTGGCCAACCGTTGTCTGAAATAGTTGGCGCTGAGACAGCAGGGCTTACTTGGCAACTTGGTGAAATGCTTGCTGCGCGCTTGCCGGATGTTAAGTTTGTTCCTTCTGATAAGGTACTTGCTCTTTCAAGAGCTGTAAAATCAGAGTGGGAACTTGAAATTATGCGCAGGGCAGGGGAATTGCACAACACCGCTCTTGTCAGTATTTTACCGGAAATAATTAAGCCGGGTATGAACGAGCGAGAAATTGCCCATTTTATATGGAATATCTTTTTCGAACTAGGTCATCAGGGGCACATGCGTATGCAGGCCTTTGGTGAAGAAATGTTTCTCGGTCATGTTTCCGCCGGAGATTCCGGTATATACCCCAGCTCCTTTAACGGGCCGCTCGGTATGCGCGGGGTTCATCCTGCCTCTCCGTTTATGGGGAGTGGTGATAAAGAATGGGAAAAAGGCGGGCTTCTTGCCACAGATGTAGGTTTTGTCCTTGAAGGGTATCACACAGATAAGACGCAGGTTTTCTGGGCTGGATCTAAAGATTCTGTGCCACGCGAAGTTATGGATGCACAGAAATTTTGCAAAGATATGCAAGATTTGGCTGCAGATAACTTAAAGCCGGGAGTAACGCCTAGTTCTATCTATGCGCTTCTGCTTAAGGAGGCAGAGAGGTATGGCTATGCTGAAGGATTTATGGGCATTGGCGAAAGTAAAGTTCCATTTATCGGTCATGGCATAGGGCTTACCATTGATGGTTTCCCGCCTATTGCAAAAGGATTTGATCTCCCTATTGAAGAAGGGATGGTTTTTGCTTTGGAGCCGAAACAAAGTATTCCCGGTGTAGGAATGGTAGGTGTTGAAAATACTTTTGAAGTAACCAAAAATGGGGCACAGTCTATCACTGGTGACAATTTTGATATGGTATTTGTTGAGAAATAA
- a CDS encoding CoA-binding protein: MILLDEKKLAALLNEVKVIAVIGAVDKLGRPVDMVGKYLIEAGYNVIPVHPKRDHVWGLKTYRSIIEIPEKIDLIDVFRASQYCPDHAKECLKLEILPKVFWMQQGIFSPEAREILTKKNITVIEDRCTMVDHKRLIGKKL; this comes from the coding sequence ATGATATTATTAGATGAAAAAAAGTTAGCCGCACTTCTAAATGAGGTCAAGGTCATTGCTGTGATTGGCGCGGTGGATAAGCTAGGCCGGCCAGTTGATATGGTCGGTAAATACCTAATTGAAGCCGGGTATAATGTTATTCCTGTTCATCCCAAAAGAGATCACGTCTGGGGACTTAAAACTTATCGGTCTATTATTGAAATCCCTGAAAAGATTGATTTGATAGATGTATTCAGGGCATCGCAATATTGTCCCGATCACGCTAAAGAATGCTTAAAACTCGAAATACTTCCGAAGGTTTTCTGGATGCAGCAGGGAATATTCAGCCCTGAAGCACGAGAAATCCTCACCAAAAAAAACATTACTGTCATCGAAGACAGATGTACCATGGTCGACCATAAAAGACTTATAGGCAAAAAATTATGA
- a CDS encoding YkgJ family cysteine cluster protein yields MIQAFDCQRCGHCCQGEGGIIMTPKDRQRLADHLGLPVEEMIQKYSENVNGKIRLQSREDGYCVFFNDGCGVHPGRPDICRAWPFFRGNLIDEMSWEMIQDYCPGINNEAGHKQFVIQGKEYIRAEGLRQHDPEVAPNALITEDD; encoded by the coding sequence ATGATTCAAGCGTTTGATTGTCAAAGATGCGGCCACTGCTGTCAGGGTGAAGGCGGTATCATTATGACGCCTAAAGATAGACAGAGACTTGCTGACCACCTTGGTTTACCAGTTGAAGAGATGATCCAGAAATACAGCGAAAACGTAAATGGCAAAATTCGTCTCCAGAGCCGTGAAGACGGGTACTGTGTATTTTTCAATGATGGATGCGGTGTGCATCCCGGCAGACCTGATATTTGCCGAGCATGGCCTTTTTTCCGTGGTAATCTAATTGATGAAATGAGCTGGGAAATGATTCAAGACTACTGTCCGGGAATCAATAACGAAGCCGGACATAAGCAGTTTGTAATTCAAGGTAAGGAATATATCCGTGCCGAAGGTTTGCGCCAGCATGACCCTGAAGTAGCACCGAACGCGTTAATTACTGAAGACGACTAG
- a CDS encoding J domain-containing protein, producing MNTRTAQHILKIGSDATLADIKRSFRKLAFTMHPDLNPSPDAARKFRELNEAYVFLTNVMRNSSGNSSTAGDQSYTRQKKNFDFNADNKTASEGAKAYQKQQKTARADAYKAKSTTSAQQSRSFYQKEEDVLKDILNDPFAKQVFEDIYSQIGKDRPFKPESANGKERKLNMNWGDKTVSVDVSKGLFGGIKSWMTGQMDDEQTVFFPASTLIPGRSIRITIQQGIKKISKTLEITLPRDFIIGRPIRLKGQGRKLGPFKGDLYLRILAK from the coding sequence ATGAACACCCGTACAGCACAGCACATATTAAAAATAGGCTCGGATGCAACGCTAGCAGATATTAAACGCTCGTTTCGAAAACTTGCGTTCACAATGCATCCAGACCTTAACCCCAGCCCTGATGCTGCCCGAAAATTTAGAGAACTTAACGAAGCGTATGTATTTCTGACAAATGTCATGCGCAACTCCTCCGGCAATTCATCAACTGCTGGAGACCAATCCTACACACGCCAAAAAAAGAACTTTGATTTCAACGCTGACAATAAAACTGCGTCAGAAGGTGCCAAAGCATATCAAAAGCAGCAAAAGACTGCGCGCGCAGATGCTTATAAAGCTAAAAGCACAACATCCGCTCAGCAAAGCCGCTCATTCTATCAAAAAGAGGAAGATGTCCTCAAAGATATTTTAAACGATCCTTTTGCGAAGCAGGTCTTTGAAGATATCTACAGTCAGATTGGTAAAGATAGGCCATTCAAGCCTGAATCTGCGAATGGTAAAGAGCGCAAGCTAAACATGAATTGGGGCGACAAAACTGTCTCAGTAGATGTATCAAAAGGTCTTTTCGGCGGTATAAAGTCATGGATGACGGGACAAATGGATGATGAACAAACCGTTTTTTTTCCAGCTTCAACGCTAATTCCCGGCCGTAGCATACGCATCACCATTCAGCAGGGCATCAAGAAGATATCTAAAACACTTGAAATAACCCTCCCCCGCGACTTTATCATTGGAAGGCCAATAAGGCTGAAAGGGCAAGGGCGCAAACTCGGTCCATTTAAAGGCGACCTCTACTTACGAATTCTTGCTAAATAA
- the hisH gene encoding imidazole glycerol phosphate synthase subunit HisH — translation MLAILDYKAGNQTSVQRALNKLNIPNVITSDPEELSKATGIIFPGVGAAGQAMDELTSGGLDDLLKDLVAQKKPLLGICVGCQILLDYSEENDTKALSVIPGECRLFNPSWVDYEGIPIRVPHMGWNQIDLKQDCVLFKDIDPEAYFYFVHSYYPAPEEQFIIGETTYGRPFCSMHGREGLWAVQFHPEKSGTPGLKMISNFYNYCKEVKDA, via the coding sequence ATGCTGGCCATTCTTGACTATAAGGCTGGAAATCAAACCAGTGTTCAGCGCGCGCTGAATAAATTAAACATTCCTAACGTAATTACTTCTGATCCCGAAGAACTCTCCAAAGCTACCGGTATAATTTTTCCCGGTGTCGGTGCAGCCGGCCAGGCAATGGATGAACTTACTTCCGGCGGTCTTGATGATCTTTTAAAAGATTTAGTTGCACAGAAAAAGCCTCTACTAGGCATCTGTGTAGGTTGTCAGATTCTTCTTGATTACAGCGAAGAAAACGACACCAAAGCTCTCTCTGTTATTCCTGGAGAATGCAGACTTTTCAATCCTTCATGGGTTGATTACGAAGGAATTCCTATCCGCGTCCCACACATGGGATGGAATCAGATTGATCTTAAACAGGACTGTGTTCTTTTTAAAGATATCGATCCAGAAGCATATTTCTACTTCGTACACAGCTACTACCCTGCTCCCGAAGAACAGTTCATTATCGGTGAGACCACATATGGGCGGCCTTTCTGCTCTATGCACGGACGCGAAGGACTTTGGGCTGTTCAGTTCCACCCTGAAAAGAGCGGAACCCCGGGTCTAAAGATGATTTCCAATTTTTACAATTACTGCAAAGAGGTCAAAGATGCTTAG
- the hisF gene encoding imidazole glycerol phosphate synthase subunit HisF, which yields MLSKRVIPCLDVRNGVLTKGVKFENNVDIGDPVETAKRYYEQGADEIVFYDITASSEGRGIFLDVVERVASEIFIPFSVGGGINSVEDMRAVLMAGAEKVSVNSGAVKNPDIISQGAAAFGSQCIVLGMDVKRVDKSEQIPSGFEVVINGGRKFMGIDALEWAKTCESLGAGEICLNSIDADGTKDGYDLELTKLIATSVTVPVIASGGAGHPDHMVEAVTEGRATAALIASIVHYGEYTIPELKEHMASKGVKTRSTW from the coding sequence ATGCTTAGCAAACGAGTCATACCATGTCTTGATGTACGCAACGGAGTCCTCACCAAAGGTGTTAAGTTCGAAAATAACGTTGATATCGGCGATCCGGTCGAAACAGCAAAACGCTATTACGAACAAGGTGCTGACGAAATTGTTTTTTACGACATCACAGCATCGTCCGAAGGACGCGGAATATTTCTTGATGTAGTTGAACGTGTCGCATCTGAAATATTCATCCCATTTTCTGTAGGCGGAGGAATTAACTCTGTCGAAGATATGCGCGCGGTACTAATGGCAGGAGCAGAAAAAGTATCCGTGAACTCAGGCGCTGTTAAAAATCCCGACATCATCAGTCAGGGAGCTGCGGCTTTCGGTTCACAGTGTATCGTACTCGGAATGGACGTTAAACGCGTAGATAAATCCGAACAGATTCCATCCGGATTCGAAGTTGTAATCAACGGTGGACGCAAATTCATGGGGATCGACGCTCTGGAATGGGCTAAAACATGCGAATCTCTCGGAGCTGGCGAAATCTGCTTGAACTCCATCGACGCCGACGGTACCAAGGATGGATACGATCTTGAGCTGACTAAGCTAATTGCTACAAGCGTAACCGTACCAGTTATCGCTTCCGGCGGAGCCGGTCACCCAGATCACATGGTAGAAGCAGTAACTGAAGGTCGCGCAACAGCCGCCCTTATCGCTTCCATAGTGCATTACGGAGAATACACCATCCCCGAATTGAAAGAGCACATGGCTTCCAAGGGCGTAAAAACTCGCAGCACTTGGTAG
- a CDS encoding PAS domain-containing protein — protein sequence MSSDNQVWDNLNTAVVISDPDFNVTYANKRAFDLFDELKIPGLAIGSNMHSCHKPETMVILKKLYQDFADKKIKLNHLTMDVPDGIITIVNVPSYNGDALESVVEMVFEGPLG from the coding sequence ATGAGTTCTGATAATCAAGTTTGGGATAATCTGAATACTGCGGTGGTTATCTCTGACCCTGACTTCAATGTGACGTATGCAAATAAGCGAGCATTTGATCTTTTCGACGAATTAAAAATTCCCGGACTGGCAATTGGTTCAAACATGCACAGCTGTCACAAGCCAGAAACCATGGTCATTTTGAAAAAACTTTACCAAGACTTTGCAGACAAAAAAATTAAGCTTAACCACCTGACCATGGATGTCCCGGACGGCATTATCACTATTGTCAACGTCCCGTCTTACAATGGCGATGCTCTGGAATCAGTTGTAGAAATGGTTTTTGAAGGCCCCTTGGGCTAA
- a CDS encoding glycosyltransferase family 4 protein produces MNKIAIILPRFSRYGGVERFGYNLSQVLAEQGYAVDFICSRAEEDPAHGVNVIKVGRYGLCRAGKLLWFVLAAERVRKNGNYDLCISLGKSLNQDILRIGGGPLESYWKLSCRAWAEGFTRKFKMFRRRTALVNLLIKYIEKAQVASGCRMVCVSHHVKEWMIESHPAMGEREIEVVYNKPDLSLFAKPSVEQRIESRAEFSLSDTDIVISTATTNFALKGVSSLIKAVAQLPDNYHLHVAGGRNSAKYEALAAELGVAKRVKFLGKVTNMPKFYGNSDVFVLASYYDACSNSVLEALACGLPVLSSRDNGSSYFLPENRVFDDPSDYMKLKDMIKTAVNQKDQTKFEWDDNIPCGIEPYLKMVKEMLAK; encoded by the coding sequence ATGAATAAAATAGCTATCATTCTACCGCGCTTCAGCCGATATGGCGGAGTTGAGCGATTTGGATATAATCTTAGTCAGGTTTTGGCTGAGCAAGGTTATGCTGTAGATTTTATCTGTTCGCGCGCAGAAGAAGATCCTGCGCACGGCGTAAATGTAATCAAGGTCGGGCGTTATGGTCTTTGCCGTGCGGGGAAGTTGCTATGGTTTGTTCTTGCTGCAGAAAGAGTGCGTAAAAATGGTAATTACGATTTATGCATAAGCCTCGGTAAATCGCTTAATCAAGATATCTTGCGCATAGGGGGCGGGCCTCTTGAATCATATTGGAAGCTTTCATGCAGAGCATGGGCCGAAGGATTTACGCGCAAATTCAAAATGTTTCGCAGACGTACTGCACTGGTTAACCTGCTTATCAAATATATTGAAAAGGCTCAGGTTGCCTCAGGTTGTCGCATGGTCTGCGTTTCGCACCATGTTAAGGAATGGATGATTGAGTCGCACCCTGCCATGGGTGAGCGGGAAATAGAGGTGGTTTACAATAAGCCGGACCTTTCTCTTTTCGCCAAACCGAGCGTAGAGCAGAGAATTGAAAGCCGGGCCGAATTTTCTTTGTCCGATACTGATATAGTAATATCTACAGCCACAACGAATTTTGCGCTGAAAGGCGTCTCAAGTCTGATCAAAGCCGTAGCGCAGTTGCCTGATAATTATCATCTGCATGTTGCGGGCGGGCGTAATTCCGCAAAGTATGAAGCGCTGGCCGCAGAATTAGGTGTGGCAAAACGTGTAAAATTTCTGGGCAAGGTGACGAACATGCCTAAATTTTACGGCAATTCAGATGTATTTGTTCTGGCTTCATACTATGATGCGTGCTCAAATTCTGTTTTAGAAGCACTAGCTTGCGGTTTACCCGTGTTGAGTTCCCGCGATAATGGTAGCAGCTATTTTCTTCCAGAGAACAGAGTTTTCGATGATCCCTCAGATTATATGAAACTAAAAGATATGATCAAAACAGCGGTGAATCAAAAAGACCAAACCAAATTTGAATGGGACGATAATATCCCCTGCGGAATAGAGCCATATTTGAAAATGGTAAAAGAAATGCTAGCTAAATAA
- a CDS encoding phosphatase PAP2 family protein: MGFLTQTFDMQFFILANQIFRKHWLDQVMPLVSSAALLWVIILIATAFGVYKKGPKILIVMLVIIASMGIADFSTGLIKKSIGRVRPLNSLPLTYFREDGQWQRRPLDFKPLKERGNSYPSAHASNSMAFALMCMFFFRKLRPWMLFLPLSVGYSRLYLGKHFPTDVCAGWAMGACVAISVWIIWENIIKDKLPEKLRL; this comes from the coding sequence GTGGGTTTTTTAACGCAAACTTTTGATATGCAATTCTTCATACTTGCCAACCAGATATTCAGAAAACACTGGTTAGATCAAGTAATGCCGCTGGTTTCTTCTGCCGCTCTGCTATGGGTAATCATACTTATAGCTACAGCATTCGGCGTTTACAAAAAAGGTCCGAAAATACTTATAGTGATGCTGGTCATCATCGCATCTATGGGAATTGCTGATTTCTCAACAGGGTTAATAAAAAAATCTATAGGCAGAGTTCGTCCTCTGAATTCACTGCCACTCACATATTTTCGTGAGGATGGTCAGTGGCAACGCAGACCGCTCGACTTTAAGCCATTAAAAGAAAGAGGCAACTCATACCCATCCGCTCACGCATCTAACTCAATGGCCTTTGCACTGATGTGCATGTTCTTTTTTCGCAAACTTCGCCCGTGGATGCTTTTTCTACCTTTATCAGTAGGATATTCAAGATTATACTTAGGAAAGCACTTCCCTACCGATGTATGCGCAGGCTGGGCCATGGGAGCATGTGTAGCTATCTCAGTATGGATAATCTGGGAAAATATAATAAAAGACAAACTTCCCGAAAAACTGAGACTATAA